A genomic window from Microbacterium sp. ET2 includes:
- a CDS encoding GAF domain-containing protein, with product MRPLVRESWRRSLQRLVGAEDLPPLDLGADALEQYRRRHPLGSVIDMVRGLLLPGGAAESGVIVAVGDAAGRLIWVDGDHRVRTLTGDMGFVAGANWSEDAVGTSAPGTALALDRSVQIHGAEHFNRLVQPWSCTAAPVHDPETRRLLGVIDVTGGPEAATPQAQLLVDAAARAIEGELLIARLRERAAPSHPSPSPRPRARALRTEPTRATLRVLGRDRGLLEVGVGDTETVVDVSGRHAELLLLLAVHRQGLSAERLSELVYGDPGSVVTLRAEMVRLRKVLEKISPDLVPASRPYRLATAVETDAHQLLSLLGRGAHRVALSAYRGEVLPDSVAPGVEEFRRTVAATLREALLAEASVDVLLAYADTAAGADDVDVLRLCLSMLPPRSPKRAGLVARVAQLEG from the coding sequence GTGCGGCCCCTGGTGCGCGAGTCGTGGCGCCGGTCGCTCCAGCGCCTCGTCGGCGCCGAAGACCTTCCGCCTCTCGATCTCGGCGCCGATGCGCTGGAGCAGTACCGGCGCCGTCATCCTCTCGGGTCGGTCATCGACATGGTGCGCGGGCTGCTGCTTCCCGGCGGCGCGGCCGAGTCGGGCGTCATCGTCGCCGTGGGCGATGCCGCCGGGCGGCTCATCTGGGTCGACGGCGATCACCGCGTCCGGACCCTGACCGGCGACATGGGCTTCGTCGCGGGCGCGAACTGGTCGGAGGACGCGGTCGGCACGTCCGCCCCCGGAACCGCCCTCGCCCTCGACCGCTCGGTGCAGATCCACGGCGCCGAGCACTTCAATCGCCTCGTGCAGCCGTGGTCGTGCACGGCGGCGCCGGTGCACGACCCCGAGACGCGGCGCCTCCTCGGGGTGATCGACGTCACCGGCGGGCCCGAGGCGGCCACGCCGCAGGCGCAGCTGCTGGTGGATGCCGCGGCGCGGGCCATCGAGGGCGAGTTGCTCATCGCGCGCCTGCGCGAGCGGGCAGCGCCGTCGCATCCGTCCCCCTCACCGCGCCCGAGGGCTCGCGCCTTGCGCACGGAACCCACCCGCGCGACCCTGCGCGTGCTGGGACGCGACCGCGGCCTGCTCGAGGTCGGGGTGGGCGACACCGAGACGGTCGTCGACGTCAGCGGTCGCCACGCCGAGCTGCTGCTCCTCCTCGCCGTCCACCGCCAGGGCCTCTCGGCCGAGCGGCTCAGTGAGCTCGTCTACGGCGATCCCGGCTCCGTCGTCACGCTTCGCGCCGAGATGGTGCGTCTGCGCAAGGTGCTGGAGAAGATCTCTCCCGATCTCGTCCCCGCATCGCGCCCCTACCGCCTGGCCACCGCTGTCGAGACCGACGCGCACCAGCTCCTCTCGCTGCTCGGCCGTGGCGCCCACCGGGTCGCTCTCTCGGCCTACCGAGGCGAGGTGCTGCCCGACTCTGTCGCGCCCGGTGTGGAGGAGTTCCGCCGCACGGTCGCTGCGACCCTCCGCGAAGCGCTGCTCGCCGAGGCGTCCGTCGATGTCCTCCTCGCCTACGCCGACACCGCTGCCGGCGCCGACGACGTCGACGTGCTGCGCCTGTGCCTGTCGATGCTGCCCCCGCGGTCTCCCAAACGGGCGGGCCTCGTGGCGCGCGTGGCACAGCTCGAAGGCTGA
- a CDS encoding N5-glutamine methyltransferase family protein yields the protein MPFASRPTVAPLPEPDPVRCRALADDLRAAEFTSEALRAAWGPTADTAIARGLRGPAVAALGDRTDPLAVLGRLFVLGVTEPAGHVAASMPHAGIEGLVALGLVERTDDPDAAVRPLAIIRPQSFVDEHGEGEWWIASDLDEAALAGPLAEGHVLGVGGASQTLARLQLPGDSLHSGERGLDLGTGCGIQALRLRRGVRQVVATDISERALRFTRLNALLNDVAEVETRFGSLFDPLEPGEQFERIVSNPPFVITPRVDGVPAYEYRDGGLVGDALVAEVVTGLGVHLAPGGVAQLLGNWEYREGVDGLDRVRGWVAEAPVALDAWVIERERLDPLAYAELWIRDGGTAPGTPEYARLMEAWLDDFARRGVTEVGFGYILLHRPPSWNVTLERYERVRGTAEATGADLAASLAAHARLVSLGDGPAGDAALAASVLRVASDVTEARHHRPGEEAPTVIELHQGGGFGRVVPVDPALAALVGASDGDLAVGPLIDAIAQLLEVDPVALRTDLLPRVRELLFTGFLRFAD from the coding sequence ATGCCCTTCGCTTCGCGCCCGACCGTCGCGCCGCTTCCCGAGCCCGACCCGGTGCGCTGCCGCGCGCTCGCCGACGACCTCCGCGCCGCCGAGTTCACCTCCGAGGCGCTCCGCGCCGCCTGGGGGCCTACGGCCGACACCGCCATCGCACGCGGTCTGCGCGGTCCCGCGGTAGCCGCTCTCGGTGACCGGACCGATCCGCTCGCCGTGCTCGGGCGTCTCTTCGTGCTCGGTGTCACCGAGCCCGCGGGGCACGTCGCGGCATCCATGCCCCACGCGGGCATCGAAGGACTGGTGGCCCTCGGGCTGGTGGAGAGGACGGACGACCCGGATGCCGCGGTGCGGCCGCTCGCCATCATCCGCCCCCAGTCGTTCGTCGACGAGCACGGCGAGGGCGAGTGGTGGATCGCCAGCGACCTCGATGAGGCGGCCCTCGCCGGCCCGCTCGCGGAGGGACATGTCCTGGGGGTCGGCGGCGCGTCGCAGACGCTCGCGCGACTGCAGCTGCCAGGCGATTCCCTTCACAGCGGCGAGCGCGGCCTGGACCTCGGCACTGGCTGCGGCATCCAGGCCCTGCGGCTCCGGCGCGGGGTGCGACAGGTGGTGGCGACGGACATCTCCGAGCGCGCCCTCCGCTTCACCCGCCTGAACGCGCTGCTCAACGATGTCGCCGAGGTGGAGACACGGTTCGGCAGCCTGTTCGACCCGCTCGAACCGGGCGAGCAGTTCGAACGGATCGTCTCGAACCCGCCCTTCGTCATCACACCTCGCGTCGACGGCGTGCCGGCATATGAGTACCGCGACGGCGGACTCGTCGGCGACGCGCTCGTCGCCGAGGTGGTGACCGGGCTCGGGGTGCATCTCGCTCCGGGAGGCGTCGCACAGCTGCTCGGGAACTGGGAGTACCGCGAGGGTGTCGACGGCCTCGATCGCGTGCGCGGCTGGGTGGCCGAGGCTCCCGTAGCCCTCGACGCCTGGGTGATCGAGCGCGAGCGCCTCGATCCCTTGGCGTACGCGGAACTGTGGATCCGCGACGGCGGAACGGCGCCCGGAACGCCGGAGTACGCCCGTCTCATGGAGGCGTGGCTCGACGACTTCGCCCGCCGCGGGGTGACCGAGGTCGGTTTCGGCTACATCCTGCTGCACCGGCCGCCGTCGTGGAACGTCACCCTCGAGCGGTACGAGCGGGTCCGCGGCACCGCCGAGGCCACCGGTGCCGACCTCGCCGCCTCGCTTGCCGCGCATGCCCGACTCGTGTCGCTCGGGGACGGGCCCGCCGGAGACGCCGCCCTCGCGGCATCCGTCCTCCGGGTCGCATCCGACGTGACGGAGGCCCGCCACCACCGCCCTGGAGAAGAAGCGCCCACGGTCATCGAACTGCACCAGGGGGGAGGGTTCGGCCGCGTCGTGCCGGTCGATCCCGCGCTCGCCGCCCTCGTCGGCGCGAGTGACGGCGATCTGGCTGTCGGACCCCTTATCGACGCGATCGCCCAGCTGCTCGAGGTCGACCCGGTCGCCTTGCGCACAGACCTGCTGCCGCGGGTGCGGGAGCTGCTCTTCACCGGCTTCCTCCGGTTCGCCGACTGA
- a CDS encoding FMN-dependent NADH-azoreductase → MSLFRLDASVFPARSASRQLADLVEAEWVGAHPDSSVTRRDIAADPVPATAWVNAVTGGMTPESDRSPEQQEALTLARTFADEMLEADALLFAVPLYNYGVSQHFKAWFDVAYTDPRIDPQGTALNGKPATLVTVLGGNYAPGTPKEGWDHSTGWLRRVLQDVWGLDLRVVQRPFTLVGVNPALDAFADTAAELRVKAEEGARRSGREIAEAHRSRVA, encoded by the coding sequence ATGTCCCTCTTCCGTTTGGACGCCAGCGTCTTCCCTGCTCGGTCGGCCAGCCGCCAGCTCGCCGACCTCGTCGAAGCCGAGTGGGTGGGTGCGCACCCCGACTCCTCCGTCACGCGCCGTGACATCGCCGCCGACCCGGTGCCCGCCACGGCCTGGGTCAATGCCGTGACGGGTGGAATGACGCCCGAGTCCGATCGGTCGCCGGAACAGCAAGAGGCCCTCACCCTTGCCCGCACGTTCGCCGACGAGATGCTCGAGGCCGACGCGCTCCTCTTCGCCGTACCGCTCTACAACTACGGCGTCTCGCAGCACTTCAAGGCGTGGTTCGATGTCGCTTACACCGACCCGCGCATCGACCCACAGGGAACGGCGCTGAACGGAAAGCCCGCGACGCTGGTCACGGTCCTCGGCGGCAACTACGCGCCGGGCACGCCCAAGGAGGGATGGGATCACTCGACCGGGTGGCTGCGTCGAGTCTTGCAGGATGTCTGGGGCCTCGACCTTCGCGTCGTGCAGCGTCCATTCACCCTGGTCGGCGTGAACCCGGCACTCGACGCCTTCGCCGACACCGCCGCTGAGCTGCGCGTGAAAGCCGAGGAGGGCGCGCGGCGCTCCGGCCGTGAGATCGCCGAGGCGCATCGCTCGCGCGTCGCCTGA
- a CDS encoding winged helix-turn-helix transcriptional regulator — MNEPQTEVHQCDAAVTLAFSILGKRWNGMIIDALGGGELSFVALRRTVTGISDAVLSDRLSELTDAGLVLREVNAGPPVAVVYRLTDAGRELVPVLAQLGDWARVNLIVTPR; from the coding sequence GTGAACGAGCCGCAGACAGAGGTGCATCAGTGCGATGCCGCTGTCACTCTGGCGTTCTCGATCCTCGGCAAGCGTTGGAACGGGATGATCATCGACGCCCTCGGTGGCGGCGAGCTTTCCTTCGTCGCGCTGCGCCGGACGGTCACCGGGATCAGCGATGCCGTGCTGTCGGATCGACTCAGCGAATTGACCGATGCGGGGCTCGTCCTGCGCGAGGTGAACGCCGGTCCGCCCGTCGCCGTCGTCTACCGGCTCACCGATGCGGGACGCGAACTGGTGCCGGTGCTCGCACAGCTGGGCGACTGGGCCCGAGTGAACCTCATCGTCACTCCCCGCTGA
- a CDS encoding CCA tRNA nucleotidyltransferase, with translation MLNMAEGLARLSALAASPVVSTLATAFAAAGRELSIVGGPVRDAFLGRQTNDLDFTTDASPDDILRIVTPISSTQWDIGRAFGTIGAKVQGESVEITTYRADSYDGVTRKPTVEFGDTLDGDLARRDFTVNAMALRVPSCTLVDPTGGVEDLVGQRLRTPGDPRVSFGDDPLRMLRAARFASQLEFDVDTDTVAAMGELRDTLSIVSPERIQGELVKLLQTDDPARGIRLLVDTGLIDLFLPEVPALRLEIDEHHHHKDVYEHSLTVLRQTIQLEKQRFPDAAPDVPLRLAALLHDIGKPATRRLEPGGGVTFHHHDVKGARMARKRLQSLRFDSDTIGTVTRLIELHLRFFGYAEGTWTDSAVRRYVRDADAELERLHILTRADVTTRNRRKAARLASAYDDIENRIAALRQQEQIDAVRPELDGNRIQEVLGIRPGREVGEAYRFLLDLRLDEGVLGEEEAERRLRAWWAARSA, from the coding sequence ATGCTCAACATGGCCGAAGGCCTGGCGCGCCTGAGCGCGCTCGCCGCATCACCGGTCGTGTCGACCCTCGCCACCGCGTTCGCCGCCGCCGGCCGCGAGCTGTCGATCGTGGGGGGTCCGGTGCGCGATGCGTTCCTCGGGCGCCAGACGAACGACCTCGACTTCACCACCGACGCGTCGCCCGATGACATCCTGCGCATCGTCACCCCCATCAGCTCCACGCAGTGGGACATCGGCCGTGCGTTCGGCACGATCGGGGCGAAGGTGCAGGGCGAGAGCGTCGAGATCACGACCTACCGCGCCGACAGCTATGACGGCGTCACTCGCAAGCCCACCGTCGAGTTCGGCGACACCCTCGACGGCGATCTCGCCCGGCGCGACTTCACGGTGAACGCGATGGCCCTGCGGGTGCCGTCGTGCACTCTCGTCGACCCGACCGGCGGCGTCGAAGATCTCGTCGGGCAGCGGCTGCGCACTCCGGGCGACCCGCGCGTGAGTTTCGGCGATGACCCGCTCCGGATGCTGCGGGCTGCCCGATTCGCCTCGCAGCTGGAGTTCGACGTCGACACCGACACGGTGGCGGCGATGGGGGAACTGCGCGACACCCTCTCGATCGTGAGCCCCGAGCGGATCCAGGGCGAGCTGGTGAAGCTGCTGCAGACCGATGACCCGGCGCGCGGCATCCGCCTTCTCGTCGACACCGGGCTGATCGACCTCTTCCTTCCGGAGGTTCCGGCGCTGCGCCTCGAGATCGATGAGCACCATCATCACAAGGACGTCTACGAGCACTCACTGACCGTGCTGCGTCAGACCATCCAACTCGAGAAGCAGCGCTTCCCGGATGCCGCCCCCGACGTTCCGCTGCGTCTGGCCGCACTGCTGCACGACATCGGCAAGCCCGCGACGAGGCGGCTCGAGCCCGGCGGTGGGGTCACTTTCCACCATCACGACGTCAAGGGTGCGCGCATGGCGCGAAAGCGCCTCCAGTCGCTGCGGTTCGACAGCGACACGATCGGCACGGTGACCCGGCTCATCGAGCTGCACCTGCGCTTCTTCGGCTACGCCGAAGGCACGTGGACGGATTCGGCGGTCCGGCGTTACGTGCGCGACGCCGACGCCGAGCTCGAGCGGCTTCACATCCTCACCCGGGCCGACGTGACCACCCGCAACCGCCGCAAGGCGGCGCGACTGGCCTCGGCGTACGACGACATCGAGAACCGCATCGCGGCGCTGCGGCAGCAGGAGCAGATCGACGCGGTGCGCCCCGAGCTCGACGGCAACCGCATCCAGGAGGTGCTCGGCATCCGCCCCGGCCGTGAGGTCGGCGAGGCCTACCGGTTCCTCCTCGACCTACGCCTGGACGAAGGCGTGCTCGGCGAGGAGGAGGCCGAGCGACGCCTGCGCGCCTGGTGGGCCGCCCGCTCGGCGTGA
- a CDS encoding aldehyde dehydrogenase family protein, with amino-acid sequence MTIVEEGVSSIYAAPGERGSLADYRPRYGHYIGGEFVEPIKGQYFENISPVNGKAFCEVGRGTSEDIDRAVDVAWRAFEGWKRTTPAERAVILNKIADRIEDNLEKIAVAETWENGKPVRETLAADIPLAVDHFRYFAGVLRAQEGTLSQLDEDTVAYHFHEPLGVVGQIIPWNFPILMATWKLAPALAAGNCVVLKPAEQTPASLLFLFELIGDLLPAGVVNIVNGFGIEAGAPLAQHKRIRKVAFTGETTTGRLIMQYASQNLIPVTLELGGKSANVFFEDVARSTDDAYYDKALEGFTFFALNQGEVCTCPSRALIQRSIYDRFLGDGLDRVSKIVQGNPLDPATMIGAQASNDQLEKILSYIDIGKAGGAKLLTGGERVDLGGDLSEGYYVAPTVFEGTNGMRIFQEEIFGPVVSVTSFDDFDDAISIANDTLYGLGAGVWSRSGDTAYRAGRAIEAGRVWTNTYHQYPAHAAFGGYKQSGIGRENHLKMLDHYQQTKNLLVSYAEGAMGFF; translated from the coding sequence ATGACCATCGTCGAAGAAGGCGTGTCGAGCATCTACGCCGCCCCGGGCGAGCGCGGCTCGCTGGCGGATTACCGTCCCCGATACGGCCACTACATCGGCGGCGAGTTCGTCGAGCCGATCAAGGGCCAGTACTTCGAGAACATCTCACCCGTCAACGGCAAGGCCTTCTGCGAGGTGGGGCGCGGAACATCCGAAGACATCGACCGGGCGGTGGATGTCGCGTGGCGCGCCTTCGAGGGCTGGAAGCGCACCACTCCCGCGGAGCGCGCCGTGATCCTCAACAAGATCGCCGACCGCATCGAGGACAACCTCGAGAAGATCGCCGTCGCCGAGACCTGGGAGAACGGCAAGCCCGTCCGCGAGACGCTCGCCGCCGACATCCCGCTCGCCGTCGATCACTTCCGCTATTTCGCCGGCGTGCTGCGCGCTCAGGAGGGGACGCTCAGCCAGCTCGACGAAGACACCGTCGCCTACCACTTCCACGAGCCGCTGGGCGTGGTCGGGCAGATCATCCCGTGGAACTTCCCGATCCTCATGGCGACGTGGAAGCTCGCCCCCGCGCTCGCGGCGGGCAACTGCGTCGTGCTGAAGCCCGCCGAGCAGACCCCGGCATCCCTGCTGTTCCTGTTCGAGCTCATCGGCGACCTACTGCCGGCGGGCGTGGTCAACATCGTCAACGGCTTCGGCATCGAGGCCGGTGCACCGCTCGCGCAGCACAAGCGCATCCGCAAGGTCGCCTTCACCGGTGAGACGACGACCGGGCGGCTCATCATGCAGTACGCGTCGCAGAACCTCATCCCGGTGACGCTGGAGCTCGGCGGCAAGAGCGCCAACGTCTTCTTCGAGGACGTCGCGCGTTCGACGGATGATGCCTACTACGACAAGGCGCTCGAGGGTTTCACGTTCTTCGCGCTGAACCAGGGCGAGGTGTGCACCTGTCCGTCGCGGGCGCTCATCCAGCGCTCGATCTACGACCGGTTCCTCGGCGACGGGCTCGACCGGGTGTCGAAGATCGTGCAGGGGAACCCCCTCGACCCGGCGACGATGATCGGGGCGCAGGCGTCGAACGACCAGCTCGAGAAGATCCTGTCCTACATCGACATCGGCAAGGCCGGGGGCGCCAAGCTCCTCACCGGCGGCGAGCGCGTCGACCTCGGCGGCGACCTGTCCGAGGGCTACTACGTTGCCCCGACCGTGTTCGAGGGGACGAACGGCATGCGCATCTTCCAGGAGGAGATCTTCGGGCCCGTCGTCTCTGTCACCTCGTTCGACGACTTCGACGATGCCATCTCGATCGCCAACGACACCCTTTACGGCCTGGGCGCCGGGGTGTGGAGCCGTTCGGGCGACACCGCATACCGCGCGGGCCGCGCGATCGAAGCCGGTCGCGTCTGGACGAACACGTATCACCAGTACCCGGCGCACGCGGCGTTCGGCGGGTACAAGCAGTCGGGCATCGGGCGGGAGAACCACCTGAAGATGCTCGACCACTACCAGCAGACGAAGAACCTGCTGGTGTCGTACGCCGAAGGCGCGATGGGCTTCTTCTGA
- a CDS encoding DUF779 domain-containing protein, with protein MSEPKPHSRVAVTDAAATLLRSLSAQHGPLMFHQSGGCCDGSAPMCYPVGMFLIGPSDVHLGSLEVGLDEPIEVYISEAQFEYWKYTHLTIDVVPGRGAGFSVEGPTGNRFVIRSRMLSDVELRAFGLAPSI; from the coding sequence ATGAGCGAACCGAAGCCACACAGCCGCGTGGCGGTCACCGACGCGGCGGCGACGCTGCTGCGGAGCCTCAGCGCGCAGCACGGACCGCTGATGTTCCATCAGTCGGGGGGATGCTGCGACGGCAGCGCCCCGATGTGTTACCCGGTCGGCATGTTCCTCATCGGCCCGAGCGACGTGCACCTCGGTTCGCTGGAGGTGGGGCTCGACGAGCCGATCGAGGTCTACATCTCCGAGGCGCAGTTCGAGTACTGGAAGTACACCCACCTCACCATCGACGTCGTTCCCGGCCGCGGCGCGGGTTTCAGCGTCGAGGGGCCGACGGGCAACCGGTTCGTCATCCGCTCCCGCATGCTCTCCGACGTCGAGCTGCGGGCCTTCGGCCTCGC